A genomic segment from Chitinophagales bacterium encodes:
- a CDS encoding DUF4294 domain-containing protein, which produces MKFQKPFLFFISLFFSLIASAQLDTFNFAEQKIIDGDTLLLQSIPEVEIVNKGRFMSSDERRHFYKLRRNLLKVYPYAMYAVDLYNDIQNETDELRWLKKRRYIKDREKDVRDKFEEDVRNFTKSQGHLFVQLINRETGGNCYDVISEVKSGFVAFNWQRIGLLFGYNLRETYDPKAEENEDIELIIRMIENQQPGYLTKVLH; this is translated from the coding sequence ATGAAATTTCAAAAGCCATTCCTCTTTTTTATCAGCCTCTTTTTTTCACTTATTGCTTCTGCACAATTGGACACCTTTAATTTTGCTGAACAGAAAATCATTGATGGTGATACGCTATTACTGCAAAGCATCCCCGAAGTAGAGATCGTAAACAAAGGCCGTTTTATGAGCAGCGATGAGCGTAGGCACTTTTACAAACTCAGAAGAAATCTGCTCAAAGTCTATCCCTATGCCATGTATGCCGTTGACCTCTACAATGATATACAGAATGAAACAGATGAGCTCCGCTGGCTTAAAAAGCGCAGATATATAAAAGACCGCGAAAAAGATGTGCGCGATAAATTTGAGGAGGATGTGCGCAATTTCACTAAATCGCAGGGACATTTGTTTGTACAACTGATCAATCGGGAAACCGGGGGCAATTGCTACGATGTTATCAGTGAAGTGAAAAGTGGCTTTGTGGCTTTTAACTGGCAGCGCATTGGCTTATTGTTTGGCTACAATCTCAGAGAAACCTATGATCCCAAAGCTGAAGAAAATGAAGATATTGAATTGATTATTAGAATGATTGAAAACCAACAGCCGGGTTATCTTACCAAGGTTTTGCATTAA
- a CDS encoding nucleoside triphosphate pyrophosphohydrolase family protein, which translates to MKKQIEQVGAFHKAFGVPKMDVPEIPDAQRVKLRISLIEEELSELKEGLEKESLIDVADALCDIQYVLLGTVLEFGLHDKFEALFNEVHSSNMSKLDENGKAIYREDGKVMKSERYFRPDLQKILDNFADQDKV; encoded by the coding sequence ATGAAAAAACAAATAGAACAAGTAGGTGCTTTTCACAAAGCTTTTGGAGTCCCAAAAATGGATGTGCCTGAAATTCCCGATGCGCAAAGAGTTAAGTTGCGCATTAGTTTAATAGAAGAGGAATTAAGCGAATTAAAAGAAGGTCTTGAAAAGGAAAGTTTGATTGATGTGGCTGATGCACTTTGTGATATTCAATATGTGCTTCTGGGAACTGTGCTTGAATTTGGTTTGCACGATAAGTTTGAAGCTTTATTTAATGAAGTACACAGTAGCAATATGAGCAAGTTGGATGAAAATGGAAAAGCAATATACAGGGAAGATGGTAAAGTGATGAAATCAGAGCGGTATTTCCGCCCCGATCTCCAAAAAATTCTCGACAATTTTGCTGACCAAGATAAGGTATAA
- a CDS encoding mechanosensitive ion channel domain-containing protein, with translation MKNLEEAFDTVKELLSFLSEPLFTVGDHSFTISNMLIVIAGISFVVILSGWVKSLLIKKILKNRVPDSGLRNTIGIMVRWIILLLGLFVILDSVGIKLGTLGVLFGALGVGIGFGLQNITDNFISGIIILLERPIKIGDRVEVDDMKGDVINISARATTIVTNDNITLIIPNSQFISKTVINWSHNDSMVRFRFPVGVSYKEDPEKVRKVMMDVIKNNEGVLKEPEPDVIFEGFGDSSLDFELFVWTSKYTQRPSRLKSQLYYEIFKKFKEHDIEIPFPQRDVHIKTETEKSIVLNKN, from the coding sequence ATGAAAAACCTCGAAGAAGCATTCGATACAGTTAAAGAATTACTGAGTTTTTTAAGCGAACCCCTTTTTACTGTTGGCGATCACTCCTTTACAATTTCCAATATGCTGATCGTAATAGCAGGAATTAGTTTTGTAGTGATCCTTTCCGGCTGGGTAAAAAGTCTTTTGATCAAAAAAATACTCAAGAACCGAGTTCCCGACAGTGGACTTAGAAACACCATCGGCATTATGGTTCGTTGGATAATCCTCCTACTCGGACTGTTTGTGATTTTAGATTCCGTAGGTATAAAGCTCGGTACACTGGGCGTGCTTTTCGGAGCTTTGGGAGTGGGTATTGGTTTTGGTTTGCAAAACATTACGGATAATTTTATTTCAGGTATTATTATCCTCCTGGAACGCCCTATAAAAATAGGTGACAGAGTAGAGGTTGATGATATGAAAGGTGATGTTATTAATATTTCTGCAAGGGCAACTACAATTGTCACCAATGACAATATCACTTTGATAATCCCCAATTCACAATTTATTTCAAAAACCGTGATCAACTGGAGCCACAACGACAGTATGGTGCGTTTTAGATTTCCGGTGGGTGTCTCCTATAAAGAAGATCCCGAAAAAGTGCGCAAGGTGATGATGGATGTAATCAAAAATAATGAAGGTGTTTTAAAAGAACCCGAACCGGATGTAATATTTGAAGGATTTGGAGATAGCTCACTGGATTTTGAGCTTTTTGTTTGGACATCAAAATATACACAGCGCCCTTCCAGGCTGAAAAGCCAACTTTATTATGAAATTTTCAAAAAATTTAAGGAACACGATATTGAAATTCCTTTTCCTCAAAGGGATGTGCATATTAAAACCGAAACTGAAAAAAGCATTGTCCTAAATAAAAATTGA
- a CDS encoding DUF3078 domain-containing protein produces MRHKLTTLFLLLSVLSISVSAQDADAESDTVKRWQYAGFGTANLNQSAFVNWAAGGESSFAVSFVGNVNWSYTHKKHKWENNLDMSYGIQRIGGGDYLKNEDKIDFLSKYGYELKKEKIFATLLTNFKSQFAKGYEFPDDGSQRMVSRWLAPGYLLTSAGIDFKPVKYLSIFVSPATGKFTFVRDQNIANRGTYGNRPAVYDETTGELLEEGKTTRSEFGAYVNIMFQKEIFKNVTVMTKLDLFNNYTDPNKPNRKNIDINWNTVIDMKINSFLSASIMTQLIYDNDILIDVTGDGNPDGPRTQFKEILGIGLTYKFSNKDKEE; encoded by the coding sequence ATGAGACACAAGTTAACAACACTTTTTCTTTTACTTAGTGTTTTAAGTATTTCAGTTTCAGCTCAAGATGCCGATGCTGAATCTGATACAGTTAAGCGTTGGCAATATGCCGGATTTGGAACTGCAAATCTCAATCAATCGGCTTTTGTCAACTGGGCAGCAGGGGGGGAGAGTTCTTTTGCGGTGTCATTTGTGGGAAATGTAAACTGGAGCTATACCCATAAAAAACACAAATGGGAAAATAACCTGGATATGTCTTATGGTATTCAAAGAATAGGGGGAGGAGACTATTTAAAAAATGAGGATAAAATTGATTTCCTATCCAAATATGGCTATGAACTTAAAAAGGAGAAGATTTTCGCCACCTTACTCACCAATTTCAAAAGTCAATTTGCCAAGGGCTACGAATTTCCTGATGACGGATCTCAAAGAATGGTTTCGCGTTGGTTGGCTCCAGGTTATTTGCTGACTTCTGCGGGTATTGATTTTAAACCTGTGAAATACCTCTCCATATTTGTTTCACCGGCCACCGGCAAATTTACTTTTGTAAGAGATCAGAATATTGCTAACCGTGGCACATATGGCAATCGTCCTGCTGTTTATGACGAAACTACCGGAGAATTGCTTGAAGAAGGAAAAACCACTCGTTCAGAATTTGGTGCTTATGTAAACATTATGTTTCAAAAGGAAATTTTCAAGAATGTAACAGTAATGACTAAATTGGATTTGTTCAACAATTACACAGACCCCAATAAGCCAAATCGAAAAAATATTGACATCAACTGGAATACAGTTATTGATATGAAAATCAACAGTTTTCTTAGTGCGAGTATCATGACCCAGTTAATTTATGACAATGATATATTGATTGATGTTACCGGTGATGGAAATCCGGATGGCCCTCGAACACAGTTTAAAGAAATTTTGGGCATTGGTTTGACTTATAAATTTTCCAACAAAGACAAAGAAGAATAG
- a CDS encoding T9SS type A sorting domain-containing protein — MKINKIFSSLVSLLIFTPFFLFAQSPKKANNWYFGQEAGLSFQNGLPVSVNNGAMNSFEGTAVVSDHQGELLFYSNGGPGSPNNYFGGVWNKAHQLMPNGDLSTAGGCNSSLQSSLIVNHPGAPGIHYLFTTDCMENNAQGGLRFSVIDMNLDGGMGDVATAGIAITDSVNESLTAIRHANGEDYWVVAHKLNTDTFHVYHLSARGISGVTTSAIGPVAGPDAGTLKASANGENLVYATSDYTFLFDFNSSNGEITNARDLGIAGYTAEFSPNCRMLYVGNSLDKEIYQFNLIFPNPAISANIIGTTAATGIGAMQLGPDGKIYVTRMMSSSYLSVINDPNRQGTDSDFQDLGLHLGTQQANVGLPNFPNDIVGECRNTINEGDTPVFNGNRYVTITDTALNSINLAWNPNVNNHNNFNVMYRKQGTAQWNQKQVYGNAAKIDGLSPATKYQIRVVADAEMPQSKNYKKLNDFDLSDLIGYNTSENETYPETFASTLSDFEISVFPNPASQNTSLAISSSNLDELYQVDIFSVEGKRVYSRNNTINNNYEQINLDLSHLPAGIYQISVRSNEISKSQKLVLLK, encoded by the coding sequence ATGAAGATCAATAAAATATTTAGCAGCTTGGTGAGTCTATTAATTTTCACACCATTTTTCTTGTTTGCGCAATCCCCAAAAAAAGCCAATAACTGGTATTTTGGTCAGGAAGCCGGATTAAGTTTTCAAAACGGCCTACCAGTATCTGTAAACAATGGCGCAATGAATTCATTTGAAGGCACAGCTGTGGTAAGTGACCATCAGGGTGAATTACTGTTTTACAGCAATGGTGGCCCCGGAAGTCCCAACAACTATTTTGGTGGTGTATGGAACAAGGCACATCAGCTTATGCCCAATGGCGATCTTAGCACTGCCGGTGGATGTAACAGCTCGCTTCAGTCATCTTTAATTGTCAATCATCCAGGAGCACCTGGAATACATTATCTGTTCACTACAGATTGTATGGAAAACAATGCTCAGGGGGGACTTCGATTCTCCGTAATAGATATGAACTTAGATGGTGGCATGGGTGATGTTGCTACAGCAGGAATAGCCATCACAGATAGTGTTAACGAATCTCTTACAGCCATCAGGCATGCCAATGGAGAAGATTACTGGGTTGTTGCCCACAAACTAAATACCGATACTTTTCACGTGTATCATCTATCAGCACGTGGCATTTCAGGGGTTACTACTTCTGCCATTGGCCCTGTAGCAGGTCCAGATGCTGGTACATTAAAAGCATCTGCAAATGGCGAAAACCTGGTTTATGCCACTTCGGATTACACCTTCTTATTTGATTTCAACAGCAGCAATGGAGAAATAACAAATGCAAGAGATTTAGGTATAGCAGGATATACCGCAGAATTTTCCCCAAATTGCCGAATGCTTTATGTAGGAAATTCTTTAGATAAGGAAATTTACCAGTTCAATCTGATCTTTCCTAACCCAGCAATTTCAGCAAATATAATTGGAACTACCGCTGCTACGGGAATTGGAGCAATGCAACTGGGCCCCGATGGAAAAATCTATGTCACAAGAATGATGTCAAGCTCTTATCTATCAGTTATTAATGATCCAAACCGCCAGGGAACTGATTCAGATTTTCAGGATTTGGGCTTGCATCTGGGAACACAACAAGCCAATGTTGGCCTGCCTAATTTCCCTAATGATATAGTGGGTGAGTGTAGAAATACTATAAATGAAGGTGATACACCGGTTTTTAATGGAAACAGATACGTTACTATCACTGATACAGCACTCAACTCAATCAATTTGGCATGGAATCCTAATGTAAACAACCATAACAACTTCAATGTAATGTACCGCAAACAAGGAACTGCACAATGGAATCAAAAGCAGGTTTATGGAAATGCTGCAAAAATTGATGGCCTAAGCCCTGCAACAAAGTATCAAATACGTGTTGTAGCTGATGCTGAAATGCCACAAAGCAAAAACTACAAAAAGCTAAATGACTTTGACCTCAGTGATCTGATTGGATACAATACATCAGAAAATGAGACTTATCCCGAAACATTTGCATCTACGCTGAGTGATTTTGAAATCTCTGTGTTTCCTAATCCTGCAAGCCAAAATACAAGCCTGGCTATTAGCAGCAGCAATTTAGACGAGCTTTATCAGGTTGATATCTTTAGTGTAGAAGGTAAAAGAGTATACAGCCGCAACAATACAATTAATAACAATTACGAACAAATAAATTTAGACCTTTCTCATTTGCCCGCAGGAATCTACCAGATATCTGTCAGATCAAATGAAATAAGCAAAAGCCAAAAACTGGTATTGCTGAAATAA
- a CDS encoding LptF/LptG family permease, whose protein sequence is MKIIDKLILRTFAGPFFLTFFITLFIIVMQFLWKYIDDLVGKGLEWYIVFELIFYASASFVPLALPLAVLLSSIMTFGSLGENYELVALKSSGISLFRFMRVLIFTVVGLSFVAFFFSNNILPIANLKFGALLYDIRQQKPALNIKEGVFYNDLENFSIKVGRKEEDNRSIHDIIVYDQTSKKGNDNILLAESGEMFTSVDERYLILRLYNGHRYQEMIDGKKESTHEHLRTSFDTWEKKFDLSEFALDRSEESFWKNHYQMMNLKQLQSSIDTLYMDVAKRRETLSRNFSNFFLFKKAEFDTLHANANIAFDTIPEKYAALFNNSKADVTEKHARRALSMARNVKSYIGVSVRDLKHKRKYIAKHNVEWHRKFTLSVACLVLFFIGAPLGAIIRMGGLGMPLLISIIFFVIFHVFSMSGEKIAENGGMSPFAGMWLSTFVLLPIGIFLTYKAMKDSPLFDVGWYYSNIKRILPKRFNSE, encoded by the coding sequence GTGAAAATAATTGACAAGCTCATACTGAGGACTTTTGCAGGGCCTTTTTTCCTCACTTTTTTCATTACACTTTTCATTATTGTAATGCAATTTTTGTGGAAATATATTGATGACCTGGTAGGGAAGGGGCTGGAATGGTATATTGTATTTGAGCTGATCTTTTATGCTTCGGCATCATTCGTTCCACTGGCCTTGCCGCTGGCTGTATTGCTTTCTTCGATAATGACTTTTGGAAGTCTGGGAGAAAACTACGAATTGGTTGCATTGAAATCTTCCGGTATATCGCTTTTTCGTTTTATGCGGGTATTGATTTTTACAGTTGTTGGCTTGAGTTTCGTTGCCTTTTTCTTTTCCAATAATATTTTACCTATTGCCAATTTAAAATTTGGTGCATTGCTTTATGATATTCGTCAGCAAAAGCCGGCACTAAATATTAAAGAAGGCGTGTTTTACAATGACCTGGAAAATTTTAGTATTAAGGTCGGAAGAAAAGAGGAAGACAATCGCAGTATTCACGATATCATTGTTTACGATCAGACCAGTAAAAAAGGCAATGACAATATATTGCTTGCCGAATCAGGGGAAATGTTTACCTCTGTGGATGAGCGCTATTTAATTTTGCGGCTATACAATGGGCATCGCTATCAGGAAATGATAGATGGCAAAAAAGAATCAACCCACGAGCACTTGCGTACTTCCTTTGACACCTGGGAGAAAAAATTTGATCTTTCAGAATTTGCACTTGATCGCTCAGAAGAGAGTTTTTGGAAAAATCACTATCAGATGATGAACCTGAAGCAATTGCAGAGCTCTATAGACACACTGTATATGGATGTTGCAAAAAGGAGGGAAACGCTCAGTAGAAATTTCAGTAATTTTTTTCTTTTCAAAAAAGCGGAGTTCGATACCTTGCATGCCAATGCAAATATTGCTTTTGATACTATTCCTGAAAAATATGCTGCATTGTTCAATAACTCAAAAGCTGATGTCACAGAAAAACATGCGAGAAGAGCATTGAGTATGGCCAGAAATGTAAAGAGTTATATTGGAGTGTCTGTTCGTGATTTAAAACACAAAAGAAAATATATAGCCAAACACAATGTGGAATGGCATAGAAAATTCACGCTTTCTGTGGCGTGTTTGGTTTTGTTTTTCATAGGGGCACCACTGGGCGCTATAATTCGAATGGGTGGGCTTGGAATGCCCTTGTTAATATCTATTATATTTTTTGTTATTTTTCATGTATTTTCCATGAGTGGGGAAAAAATAGCGGAAAATGGAGGGATGAGCCCCTTTGCTGGTATGTGGTTGTCCACTTTTGTATTATTACCAATCGGGATTTTTCTTACTTACAAGGCTATGAAAGATTCTCCCTTGTTTGACGTAGGGTGGTATTACAGTAATATCAAAAGGATTTTACCTAAAAGATTTAATTCCGAGTGA
- a CDS encoding glycosyltransferase family 39 protein encodes MHSLGKVHLFDWDEINFAESAREMLVTENYARVQIDYQPFWEKPPLFFWMQAAAMNIFGVGEYAARLPNAICGVLTLLLIFYVGKRLDSVYLGGIWVLCYTGAFLPHFYFKSGIIDPFFNFFMFASLLCFALYFRQARLHLAIAAGLFTGLAVLTKGPVGLLVPALVVFLYVLYKKEWKKLLSWHVPVFLFLLIAVSFLWYGVELMQNGFWFFEAFISYQLRLLSTEDSGHGAPFYYHFLVLLMGCFPVSLLLFQPKAQQYGRTEDARYFQLWMWLLLIVILLVFSLVKTKIVHYSSFAYFPITFLAAIVLRNLWANPAWKLKWWVKILLLLLGIPIGLSFALLPLAAQHHSLWVPHINDSFAAANLQAEVYWPFWWIIFGLFFLLALAVIFVPPVRRNVGQRFVFFLIINTLIIQALMTLYVPKIEGYSQRAAIEFYKTLQGKDVYVEVLGYKSYAHLFYSRKLPEQSVPPDERHSLLQGRIDKPAYFVTKTGKEEKYLKKYPLKLLYEKNGFVFMKRLPLD; translated from the coding sequence ATGCATTCGCTGGGAAAGGTACATTTATTTGATTGGGACGAGATTAATTTTGCCGAGTCAGCAAGGGAAATGTTGGTTACCGAAAATTACGCACGGGTACAAATAGACTATCAGCCTTTTTGGGAAAAGCCCCCTTTGTTTTTTTGGATGCAGGCCGCTGCCATGAATATTTTTGGAGTAGGAGAGTATGCAGCCCGTTTGCCCAATGCTATTTGCGGGGTACTAACGCTATTGCTGATATTTTATGTTGGAAAACGCCTGGATTCGGTTTACCTGGGAGGCATTTGGGTGCTTTGCTATACCGGAGCATTTTTACCCCATTTCTATTTTAAGTCGGGCATTATTGATCCCTTTTTCAATTTCTTTATGTTTGCTTCATTGCTCTGTTTTGCCCTGTATTTTCGGCAAGCAAGATTGCATCTCGCAATTGCTGCAGGTTTATTTACAGGGCTTGCAGTACTCACTAAAGGCCCTGTAGGTTTATTGGTTCCTGCGCTGGTCGTTTTTTTGTATGTATTGTATAAAAAAGAATGGAAGAAACTGTTGAGCTGGCATGTTCCTGTATTTTTATTTTTACTGATTGCAGTGAGTTTTTTATGGTATGGTGTTGAGTTGATGCAAAACGGCTTTTGGTTTTTTGAGGCGTTTATAAGTTATCAATTGCGCTTGTTAAGTACTGAAGATTCAGGACACGGAGCTCCATTTTATTATCATTTTCTGGTATTGTTGATGGGTTGTTTTCCGGTGTCACTATTGCTTTTTCAGCCTAAAGCACAGCAGTATGGAAGAACTGAAGATGCACGGTATTTTCAATTGTGGATGTGGCTGTTATTGATAGTGATATTGTTGGTTTTTAGCCTGGTGAAAACCAAAATTGTTCATTATTCCTCATTTGCATACTTTCCCATTACTTTTCTGGCAGCTATTGTTTTGAGAAATCTTTGGGCCAACCCTGCATGGAAGCTAAAGTGGTGGGTAAAAATACTTTTACTGCTTTTGGGTATTCCCATTGGGCTTTCCTTTGCATTATTGCCCCTGGCTGCACAGCATCACTCTTTGTGGGTGCCACATATCAATGATTCTTTTGCAGCGGCCAATCTACAGGCAGAAGTTTACTGGCCCTTTTGGTGGATTATTTTCGGATTGTTTTTTTTACTGGCTTTAGCAGTGATATTTGTGCCGCCTGTAAGGAGAAATGTAGGGCAGCGTTTTGTGTTTTTTTTAATAATAAATACACTGATTATTCAAGCGCTTATGACACTTTATGTGCCAAAAATAGAAGGGTATAGTCAAAGAGCTGCTATAGAATTTTACAAAACATTGCAGGGAAAGGATGTATACGTGGAAGTGTTGGGGTATAAGAGCTATGCACATCTTTTTTACAGCAGGAAACTGCCGGAACAGAGTGTGCCGCCTGATGAACGACATTCTTTATTACAGGGCAGAATTGATAAACCTGCATATTTCGTAACTAAGACTGGAAAAGAGGAAAAATACCTTAAAAAATATCCCCTCAAATTGCTCTATGAAAAAAACGGCTTTGTTTTTATGAAGCGACTTCCTCTGGATTGA
- a CDS encoding nucleoside phosphorylase: MNNSIKDSELILNPDGSIYHLQLRPEEIADLIFTVGDPDRVEMLSKYFDRIEFKKAHREFVTHTGYIGTKRMSVISTGIGTDNIDIVLNELDALANIDFDTKTIKTDFQQLKIIRIGTSGSLHRSIPVDTFVASAAGLGLDSLMHYYQIDKKNKPDIGVELPILPYFFEADQNLLNKFSGMHSGITATCPGFYAPQGRSLRLKAKDAQILDKLRSVKINEMAVTNFEMETAGIYGLAHLMGHKALSLNAILANREAGTFSKNPQATVDLLIQNTLEKLTSQ; the protein is encoded by the coding sequence ATGAACAATAGCATTAAAGATTCAGAATTGATATTGAACCCGGATGGATCAATTTACCACCTACAACTAAGGCCAGAAGAAATTGCTGATTTAATCTTCACGGTAGGCGATCCCGATCGGGTAGAAATGCTGAGCAAATATTTTGACCGCATTGAGTTCAAAAAAGCGCATCGTGAATTTGTGACACATACGGGCTATATCGGAACAAAAAGAATGAGTGTTATTTCCACAGGTATTGGCACTGACAATATTGATATAGTACTCAATGAACTTGATGCGCTTGCCAATATTGACTTTGACACAAAAACCATAAAAACGGATTTCCAACAATTAAAGATCATCAGAATTGGCACCTCCGGGAGTTTGCACCGCTCTATACCTGTAGATACTTTTGTCGCTTCTGCTGCCGGGTTGGGTTTAGACAGCCTCATGCATTATTATCAAATTGATAAAAAGAATAAACCGGATATTGGAGTTGAACTGCCGATTCTGCCCTATTTCTTTGAAGCCGACCAAAATTTGCTCAATAAATTTTCTGGAATGCATAGCGGTATAACTGCTACCTGCCCGGGGTTTTATGCCCCGCAAGGTCGGAGTCTCAGGTTAAAAGCAAAAGATGCCCAAATACTGGACAAGCTCCGCTCTGTGAAAATCAATGAAATGGCAGTCACCAATTTTGAAATGGAAACTGCCGGTATATATGGTTTAGCCCATTTAATGGGGCATAAGGCGCTTTCTTTAAATGCCATATTGGCCAATCGCGAAGCGGGTACTTTCTCAAAAAATCCCCAGGCTACAGTTGACCTGCTGATACAGAACACTCTGGAAAAGCTAACATCACAATAG
- a CDS encoding universal stress protein — protein MKLKIDKILVPTDFSPLSLSALHYAAALARHSNAEIILYHVIETYMQNTFLEEIINIDRIIEDAVNKKMEEIKSDNIDLWGIKITARIGKGKIYRQISDFQKTNNIDLIIMGTHGWKDVDLKQKHILGSNAIRVVSGTTVPVITFRTPIEEVRLKKIVLPLDITKETDQKVLSAMKLARVFDAEIHLVSISTYFDELRFKSSYLKEQLNNIADKVKDVGIPVQIKMIRHENVPKAIMDYSKEIDADLLMIMTQQEVSKSDFYNLGSSARKVIAESKVPVFSIRPER, from the coding sequence GTGAAACTCAAAATTGACAAGATATTAGTTCCTACTGATTTCTCCCCACTTTCATTAAGTGCGCTGCATTATGCGGCAGCCTTGGCACGGCACTCCAATGCAGAGATTATTCTCTATCATGTGATTGAAACCTATATGCAAAATACTTTTCTGGAGGAGATCATCAATATCGATAGGATCATTGAAGATGCTGTCAATAAAAAAATGGAGGAGATCAAATCTGATAATATAGATCTCTGGGGCATCAAGATTACTGCACGAATTGGAAAAGGAAAGATATACAGGCAAATTTCTGACTTTCAAAAAACAAACAATATCGACCTGATTATAATGGGGACACATGGCTGGAAAGATGTTGATTTAAAACAAAAACATATTCTTGGCTCTAATGCCATTCGGGTTGTTAGTGGAACAACAGTGCCTGTTATAACATTCAGGACGCCAATTGAGGAAGTCAGGCTTAAAAAAATTGTATTGCCACTTGATATAACTAAAGAAACTGATCAGAAGGTGTTGAGTGCTATGAAGCTGGCACGTGTTTTTGATGCTGAAATTCACCTGGTTTCTATTTCTACATATTTTGATGAATTGCGCTTTAAAAGCAGCTATCTCAAAGAGCAATTGAACAATATTGCTGATAAGGTAAAAGATGTTGGTATCCCTGTGCAAATAAAAATGATCCGACACGAGAATGTGCCCAAAGCCATAATGGATTATTCCAAAGAAATTGATGCCGATTTATTGATGATCATGACACAGCAGGAGGTTTCAAAATCCGATTTTTACAATTTGGGCAGTAGTGCCAGAAAAGTGATTGCAGAAAGTAAGGTCCCGGTTTTTAGCATTCGCCCCGAGCGTTGA
- a CDS encoding thymidine kinase, producing the protein MFLEMTGKPQRETGWIEVICGSMFSGKTEELIRRLKRAQFAKQRIKIFKPKVDNRYHEEEVVSHDANSIDSFPVECSRDILLQFGDAEVVGIDEAQFFDEELPDVCNEMANIGIRVIVAGLDMDFKGKPFGPIPNLLAIAEYVTKVHAICVKTGKLANFSHRITASEDLVQLGEKEHYEPLSREAFVKAVGKTEEK; encoded by the coding sequence ATGTTTTTGGAAATGACCGGAAAGCCACAGCGCGAAACTGGGTGGATAGAAGTAATTTGCGGATCAATGTTTTCCGGAAAAACAGAAGAACTCATCAGGCGACTGAAGCGCGCTCAATTTGCCAAACAAAGAATAAAAATCTTTAAACCTAAGGTTGACAATCGCTACCACGAAGAAGAAGTGGTAAGTCATGATGCCAATTCCATAGATTCATTTCCGGTTGAATGCTCTCGCGATATACTCCTGCAGTTTGGCGATGCTGAAGTTGTGGGCATAGATGAAGCCCAGTTTTTTGATGAAGAATTGCCTGATGTTTGTAATGAAATGGCCAATATCGGCATCAGGGTGATAGTTGCGGGCTTGGATATGGATTTTAAAGGAAAACCCTTCGGCCCTATTCCCAACCTATTGGCAATAGCAGAATATGTAACCAAAGTACATGCAATATGTGTAAAAACAGGTAAGTTGGCGAATTTCTCTCACCGCATCACAGCCAGTGAAGACCTGGTCCAACTTGGAGAAAAAGAACACTACGAGCCCCTTTCCCGTGAAGCTTTCGTAAAAGCTGTTGGTAAGACCGAAGAAAAATAA